CACGCAGTACAAAAACCTTATCTCGGAGGAATTGGATATGTCTGATTTTGAAAAAATGGTGGAAGCCGCCAAGCAGGCGATGATCCACACGATGGATTTGAAATCGGGAGAGAGCGTCCTGATTGTCACAGATTCCAAACGTAAAACCGTGGGTGAGGCCTTTGCCCGGGCGGCCGAAGCAGCCGGGGCGACCTCGGAACTGTACTTTCTTCCCGATGAAAAACGCCCGCTTTCGGAAATTCCGGAGGACCTGCCGCCTCTTCTGGACGGGAAAAATGTGGTCATCAACGCATTCATCGGCATGGCGGAAGAAACCCCGTTCCGAATCAAATGGATTAAAAAGGTGATTGAACCCCGGGACAAACGCCTCGGGCACGCCCCGGGCATCACAGAGGATATGATGCTCCACGGGCCGATGAATGTGGATTACGCCCGGATGAAGGATCTGATCAACCGCATGCTTAAGGCTCTGGAAGGTGCAAAAATGGCCCATGTGACGTCCCCGGCAGGGACCGATTTGGTGCTCAATATTGAGGACAGAGGATTTATGACGGATGTGTACATTACCAATGAACACTGGGGCAATCTGCCGGCAGGTGAAATCTGGTGCGGTCCCCACGAGGACGGTGCGGACGGGGTGTTTGTGTGCGACGGATCCATCGGCGACATCGGCATGGTGAAAAAACCCCTGAAAATTACGGTAGAAAAGGGCAAGATAACCGGTCTTGAAAGTGAAGATTCCGAGTTGGTGGCGAAGGTGCAGGAGCTTACCCGCGTGGACGAGTGGGCCAGCGTCATCGGCGAATTGGGAATTGGGTTGAATCCGGGTGCC
This portion of the Calditrichota bacterium genome encodes:
- a CDS encoding aminopeptidase, translating into MSDFEKMVEAAKQAMIHTMDLKSGESVLIVTDSKRKTVGEAFARAAEAAGATSELYFLPDEKRPLSEIPEDLPPLLDGKNVVINAFIGMAEETPFRIKWIKKVIEPRDKRLGHAPGITEDMMLHGPMNVDYARMKDLINRMLKALEGAKMAHVTSPAGTDLVLNIEDRGFMTDVYITNEHWGNLPAGEIWCGPHEDGADGVFVCDGSIGDIGMVKKPLKITVEKGKITGLESEDSELVAKVQELTRVDEWASVIGELGIGLNPGARITGNLLEDEKAFRTIHIAFGNNDEMPGGKNPSQTHRDFLTKNPTLVVTYKDGSQRTLIKDGEVQV